A genomic window from Streptomyces brevispora includes:
- the pssA gene encoding CDP-diacylglycerol--serine O-phosphatidyltransferase has protein sequence MTVIDPDTQTGWAPEAEDEDDAEDMPLSMRLSIADTLTLGNATCGFMAVYFTTTGILIPHLTGSDESGMARHSAATAVILMLMAAIFDLFDGLVARKLRSSPMGAELDNLSDLVSFGLAPAYFVLVYGMVADDAHQRVSALAAIVVLLAVVLRLARFSCVTLKDGMFQGMPSPFGALTVISIVLLELPFVPTLLAIVGVAWLMVSRVEYPKPRGVLAVAMLGWIVAAMGLLAAWAFDAPGGQLLLQTGCALQVVLGAVIPLFATARRVNTFRDNRREARAAQLP, from the coding sequence TTGACCGTGATTGATCCCGATACACAGACAGGCTGGGCGCCCGAGGCGGAGGACGAGGACGACGCCGAGGACATGCCCCTCTCCATGCGGCTGTCGATAGCGGACACCCTCACTCTCGGTAACGCCACGTGCGGTTTCATGGCGGTGTACTTCACCACCACGGGCATCCTCATCCCGCACCTCACGGGCAGCGACGAGAGCGGCATGGCCCGGCACTCCGCGGCCACCGCCGTGATCCTCATGCTCATGGCCGCGATCTTCGACCTGTTCGACGGACTCGTGGCACGCAAGCTGCGCTCCTCGCCGATGGGTGCCGAGCTGGACAACCTCTCGGACCTCGTCAGCTTCGGGCTCGCCCCGGCGTACTTCGTCCTCGTCTACGGCATGGTCGCGGACGACGCACACCAGCGGGTCTCCGCCCTCGCGGCGATCGTCGTGCTGCTGGCGGTGGTGCTCAGGCTTGCGAGATTCTCCTGCGTGACCTTGAAGGACGGCATGTTCCAGGGCATGCCGAGCCCCTTCGGAGCGCTCACGGTCATCTCGATCGTGCTCCTGGAGCTGCCCTTCGTGCCGACGCTGCTCGCGATCGTCGGAGTGGCGTGGCTGATGGTCAGCCGGGTCGAGTACCCCAAACCGCGGGGCGTCCTCGCGGTGGCGATGCTCGGCTGGATCGTGGCCGCGATGGGGCTCCTGGCCGCATGGGCGTTCGACGCCCCCGGCGGTCAGCTGCTGCTCCAGACCGGCTGTGCGCTCCAGGTGGTCCTGGGAGCGGTCATCCCGCTCTTCGCGACCGCCCGCCGGGTGAACACCTTCCGTGACAACCGGCGCGAGGCACGGGCAGCACAACTGCCGTAA
- a CDS encoding phosphatidylserine decarboxylase: protein MPDSHSSAPRGGVRLARGASPWLLPTVATAALSLTRARRSGRWAAVAVPTTALAAGMLWFFRDPEREITQGRVISPADGVVQSIMPWKDGRTRVAIFMSPLNVHVNRAPLAGTVTSVEHIPGGFVPAFNKESENNERVVWHFDTELGDIEMVQIAGAVARRIVPYIPQGTKVDQGERIGLIRFGSRVDIYLPEGIDVAVEVGQATTAGVTRIDRD from the coding sequence ATGCCCGACAGCCATTCCTCTGCACCACGCGGCGGGGTCCGCCTTGCACGCGGAGCTTCGCCGTGGCTCCTCCCGACCGTCGCCACCGCCGCACTCAGTCTGACCCGGGCCCGCAGGTCCGGGCGCTGGGCGGCGGTGGCCGTGCCCACCACCGCGCTCGCGGCGGGCATGTTGTGGTTCTTCCGCGACCCCGAGCGCGAGATCACCCAGGGTCGCGTCATCTCACCGGCCGACGGCGTGGTGCAGAGCATCATGCCGTGGAAGGACGGGCGTACTCGCGTCGCGATCTTCATGAGCCCGCTGAACGTCCACGTCAACCGCGCGCCACTGGCCGGCACGGTGACATCGGTCGAGCACATCCCCGGTGGCTTCGTTCCGGCGTTCAACAAGGAGAGCGAGAACAACGAGCGCGTTGTCTGGCACTTCGACACCGAGCTCGGCGACATCGAGATGGTGCAGATCGCGGGTGCCGTTGCCCGCCGCATCGTCCCGTACATCCCGCAGGGCACGAAGGTGGACCAGGGCGAGCGGATCGGCCTGATCCGGTTCGGCTCCCGGGTCGACATCTACCTTCCGGAAGGTATCGATGTCGCGGTCGAGGTCGGCCAGGCCACCACCGCGGGGGTGACTCGAATTGACCGTGATTGA
- a CDS encoding acyl-CoA dehydrogenase family protein translates to MPRLAQTAGLSDVQQEILSTVRDFVDKEIIPVATRLEHRDEYPTEIVEGLKELGLFGLMIPEEYGGLGESLLTYALCVEEIARGWMSVSGIINTHFIVAYMLKQHGTQEQKDTFLPRMALGEVRGAFSMSEPALGSDVSAISSKGVREGDQYVLNGQKMWLTNGGTSNLVAVLCRSDEGHPEGTPPHKSMTTFLVEKEPGFGEVRPGLTIPGKIDKMGYKGVDTTELIMDGLHIPANRVLGGTTGRGFYQMMDGVEVGRVNVAARGCGVAQRAFELGVSYAQQRHTFGKPIAEHQAIQFKLAEMATKVEAAHAMMVNAARKKDSGERNDLEAGMAKYLASEYCKEVVEDAFRIHGGYGFSKEYEIERLYREAPMLLIGEGTAEIQKMIIGRRLLEEYRIQG, encoded by the coding sequence ATGCCCCGACTCGCCCAGACTGCCGGCCTCAGCGATGTCCAGCAGGAAATCCTCTCCACGGTCCGGGATTTCGTCGACAAGGAAATCATTCCGGTCGCGACCCGACTGGAGCATCGCGACGAATATCCGACCGAAATCGTCGAGGGACTCAAGGAACTCGGCCTTTTCGGATTGATGATTCCCGAAGAGTACGGCGGGCTGGGTGAGTCCCTGCTCACATATGCGCTGTGCGTGGAGGAAATCGCCCGCGGCTGGATGAGCGTGTCGGGAATCATCAACACGCACTTCATCGTGGCGTACATGCTCAAGCAGCACGGTACCCAGGAGCAGAAGGACACGTTCCTACCCCGGATGGCACTGGGCGAGGTCCGCGGCGCGTTCTCGATGTCGGAGCCGGCGCTGGGCTCCGACGTCTCGGCGATCAGCTCCAAGGGCGTCAGGGAGGGCGACCAGTACGTACTGAACGGCCAGAAGATGTGGCTGACGAACGGCGGCACGTCCAATCTCGTCGCCGTCCTGTGCCGGAGTGACGAAGGCCACCCCGAGGGCACGCCGCCCCACAAGTCGATGACGACGTTCCTGGTGGAGAAGGAACCCGGATTCGGCGAGGTCCGGCCCGGTCTCACCATCCCCGGGAAGATCGACAAGATGGGCTACAAGGGCGTCGACACGACCGAACTCATCATGGACGGACTACACATTCCGGCCAATCGCGTACTCGGCGGCACCACCGGCCGAGGATTTTACCAAATGATGGACGGCGTGGAGGTCGGCCGGGTAAATGTCGCTGCGCGTGGCTGCGGCGTCGCGCAGCGTGCGTTCGAGCTGGGCGTTTCCTACGCACAACAGCGCCACACCTTCGGAAAACCGATCGCCGAGCACCAGGCGATCCAGTTCAAGTTGGCCGAAATGGCCACCAAGGTCGAGGCCGCTCATGCGATGATGGTAAATGCAGCTCGCAAAAAGGACTCCGGGGAGCGAAACGACCTGGAGGCAGGGATGGCGAAGTACCTCGCCTCCGAATACTGCAAGGAAGTCGTCGAGGACGCCTTCCGGATCCACGGCGGTTACGGCTTCTCCAAGGAGTACGAGATCGAGCGCCTCTACCGAGAGGCCCCGATGCTGCTGATCGGTGAAGGTACCGCCGAGATCCAGAAAATGATCATCGGGCGCCGACTCCTCGAGGAGTACCGAATCCAGGGTTGA
- a CDS encoding MaoC family dehydratase: MQFGRTYEEFEIGAIYKHWPGKTVTEYDDHLFCLLTMNHHPLHMDSNYAESATDFGKNVVVGNYVYSLLLGMSVPDVSGKAIANLEVESLKHVAPTFHGDTVYGETTVLDKTPSRSKSDRGIVHVETRGYKQDGTLICVFRRKVMVPTETYIKERGGEQPGRPEPKQPAQKNVEK, encoded by the coding sequence ATGCAGTTCGGACGCACGTACGAGGAATTCGAGATCGGTGCGATCTACAAGCACTGGCCAGGAAAGACCGTCACCGAATATGACGACCACCTCTTCTGTCTGTTGACCATGAACCATCACCCGCTGCACATGGACAGCAACTACGCGGAGAGCGCGACCGACTTCGGCAAGAACGTCGTCGTCGGGAACTACGTCTACTCGCTTCTGCTCGGCATGTCGGTGCCGGACGTCTCCGGCAAGGCGATCGCCAATCTGGAGGTCGAGTCGCTGAAGCACGTCGCGCCGACCTTCCACGGCGACACGGTCTACGGCGAGACGACGGTCCTGGACAAGACTCCGTCGAGGTCCAAGAGCGACCGCGGAATCGTCCATGTGGAGACCAGGGGGTACAAGCAGGACGGCACGCTGATCTGCGTGTTCCGTCGCAAGGTGATGGTCCCCACGGAGACGTACATCAAGGAGCGGGGCGGAGAACAGCCCGGCCGCCCGGAGCCGAAGCAGCCCGCGCAGAAGAACGTGGAGAAGTAG
- a CDS encoding HpcH/HpaI aldolase/citrate lyase family protein translates to MTAVNRLRPRRSCLAVPGSNPRFLEKAQGLPADQVFLDLEDACAPLAKEGARHHIVDALNNGDWTGKTRVVRVNDWTTHWTYRDVITVVEGAGPNLDCIMLPKVQDAQQVVALDLLLTQIEKTMGFEVGKIGIEAQIENAKGLVNIDDIAGASPRLETLIFGPADFMASINMKTLVVGQQPPGYGADAYHYILMRILMAARTHDLQAIDGPFLQIRDVDAYREVAGRAAALGFDGKWVLHPGQVDAANEVFSPSQDDYDHAELILDAYDWCTSEAGGRKGSAMLGDEMIDEASRKMALVIAGKGRAAGMERTSKFEAPEA, encoded by the coding sequence ATGACTGCCGTAAACCGCCTGCGTCCGCGCCGCTCGTGTCTGGCCGTGCCCGGCTCGAACCCGCGCTTCCTGGAGAAGGCCCAGGGCCTCCCGGCGGACCAGGTCTTCCTGGACCTGGAGGACGCGTGCGCGCCGCTCGCCAAGGAGGGCGCCCGCCATCACATCGTCGACGCGCTGAACAACGGCGACTGGACGGGCAAGACCCGGGTCGTGCGGGTCAACGACTGGACGACGCACTGGACGTACCGCGACGTCATCACGGTCGTCGAGGGCGCGGGCCCGAACCTCGACTGCATCATGCTGCCGAAGGTCCAGGACGCCCAGCAGGTCGTCGCCCTGGACCTGCTGCTCACCCAGATCGAGAAGACGATGGGCTTCGAGGTCGGGAAGATCGGCATCGAGGCGCAGATCGAGAACGCCAAGGGCCTGGTGAACATCGACGACATCGCGGGCGCCTCGCCCCGGCTGGAGACCCTGATCTTCGGCCCGGCGGACTTCATGGCGTCGATCAACATGAAGACCCTGGTCGTCGGCCAGCAGCCGCCCGGGTACGGCGCGGACGCGTACCACTACATCCTGATGCGCATTCTGATGGCGGCCCGCACGCACGACCTCCAGGCGATCGACGGCCCGTTCCTCCAGATCCGTGACGTGGACGCGTACCGCGAGGTCGCGGGTCGTGCGGCGGCCCTCGGTTTCGACGGCAAGTGGGTGCTGCACCCCGGCCAGGTCGACGCGGCCAACGAGGTGTTCTCGCCCTCGCAGGACGACTACGACCACGCCGAGCTGATCCTCGACGCCTACGACTGGTGCACCTCCGAGGCGGGCGGCCGGAAGGGCTCGGCGATGCTCGGCGACGAGATGATCGACGAGGCCAGCCGCAAGATGGCCCTGGTCATCGCGGGCAAGGGCCGGGCGGCAGGCATGGAGCGCACCTCCAAGTTCGAAGCTCCGGAGGCCTGA
- a CDS encoding protein meaA — protein sequence MTERQKDRPWLMRTYAGHSTAEASNELYRRNLAKGQTGLSVAFDLPTQTGYDPDHILARGEVGRVGVPVSHLGDMRRLFQDIPLERMNTSMTINATAMWLLALYQVVAEEQGADAGKLQGTTQNDIVKEYLSRGTHVFPPGPSLRLTTDMITYTVNRIPKWNPINICSYHLQEAGATPVQEIAYAMSTAVAVLDAVRESGQVPEEKFGDVVARISFFVNAGVRFVEEMCKMRAFGRIWDRVTRERYGITDAKQRRFRYGVQVNSLGLTEAQPENNVQRIVLEMLAVTLSKDARARAVQLPAWNEALGLPRPWDQQWSLRIQQVLAHESDLLEYEDIFAGSHVIEAKVDELVTDSLAEIDRIQQMGGAMAAVESGYLKSELVSSHAARRARIEGGDEKIVGVNIYESTEPSPLTADLDAAIMTVDPANEAKVVAALQEWRDNRDEARATEALAVLKKAAAGTENMMEATVECARAGVTTGEWSWALRDVFGEFRAPTGVSSAPVAVTAEEGTPLALVREKVARTAADLGAGRLRLLVGKPGLDGHSNGAEQIAVRARDAGFEVVYQGIRLTPEQIVSAAVAEDVHCVGLSILSGSHAALVPDVLTRLRRAGAGDIPVIVGGIIPPADAEALIGAGVAAVFTPKDFGITEIIGRIVDEIRKANKLDPLEVPA from the coding sequence ATGACCGAACGTCAGAAGGACCGTCCGTGGCTCATGCGGACGTACGCGGGTCACTCGACCGCCGAGGCGTCCAACGAGCTCTACCGGCGCAACCTCGCCAAGGGCCAGACGGGTCTGTCGGTCGCCTTCGACCTGCCGACCCAGACGGGTTACGACCCCGACCACATCCTCGCCCGCGGCGAGGTCGGCCGGGTCGGCGTGCCCGTCTCGCACCTCGGCGACATGCGCCGGCTGTTCCAGGACATCCCGCTGGAACGGATGAACACCTCGATGACGATCAACGCCACCGCGATGTGGCTGCTGGCGCTCTACCAGGTGGTCGCCGAGGAGCAGGGCGCCGACGCGGGGAAGCTCCAGGGCACCACGCAGAACGACATCGTCAAGGAGTACCTCTCGCGCGGGACGCACGTCTTCCCGCCCGGCCCCTCGCTGCGGCTGACCACCGACATGATCACGTACACGGTCAACCGCATCCCGAAGTGGAACCCGATCAACATCTGCAGCTACCACCTCCAGGAGGCGGGGGCCACCCCGGTCCAGGAGATCGCCTACGCCATGTCGACGGCCGTCGCGGTCCTCGACGCGGTGCGCGAATCCGGGCAGGTGCCCGAGGAGAAGTTCGGCGATGTGGTCGCCCGGATCTCCTTCTTCGTGAACGCGGGCGTCCGGTTCGTCGAGGAGATGTGCAAGATGCGCGCCTTCGGCCGGATCTGGGACCGGGTCACCCGGGAGCGCTACGGAATCACCGACGCCAAGCAGCGTCGCTTCCGTTACGGCGTCCAGGTCAACTCACTCGGCCTGACCGAGGCGCAGCCGGAGAACAACGTCCAGCGCATCGTGCTGGAGATGCTGGCCGTCACCCTCTCCAAGGACGCCCGCGCCCGCGCGGTGCAGCTGCCCGCCTGGAACGAGGCACTGGGGCTGCCGCGCCCGTGGGACCAGCAGTGGTCGCTCCGTATCCAGCAGGTACTCGCCCATGAGAGCGACCTGCTGGAGTACGAGGACATCTTCGCCGGGTCCCACGTCATCGAGGCCAAGGTGGACGAGCTGGTCACCGACTCGCTCGCCGAGATCGACCGGATCCAGCAGATGGGCGGCGCCATGGCGGCCGTCGAATCCGGCTATCTCAAGTCCGAGCTGGTCTCCTCGCACGCCGCCCGGCGGGCCCGGATCGAGGGCGGCGACGAGAAGATCGTCGGCGTCAACATCTACGAGAGCACCGAGCCCAGTCCGCTCACCGCCGACCTCGACGCCGCGATCATGACGGTGGACCCGGCGAACGAGGCCAAGGTCGTCGCGGCGCTCCAGGAGTGGCGCGACAACCGCGACGAGGCCCGCGCCACGGAGGCGCTGGCCGTCCTGAAGAAGGCCGCCGCGGGCACCGAGAACATGATGGAGGCCACCGTCGAGTGCGCCCGCGCGGGCGTCACCACGGGCGAGTGGTCCTGGGCGCTGCGGGATGTCTTCGGCGAGTTCCGCGCCCCGACCGGGGTGTCGTCCGCCCCGGTCGCGGTGACGGCCGAGGAGGGCACCCCGCTGGCCCTCGTACGCGAGAAGGTTGCCCGGACCGCCGCGGACCTGGGCGCGGGACGGCTGCGGCTGCTGGTCGGCAAGCCCGGCCTGGACGGGCACTCCAACGGTGCCGAGCAGATCGCGGTACGCGCCCGCGACGCCGGGTTCGAGGTCGTCTACCAGGGCATCCGCCTCACACCCGAGCAGATCGTCTCGGCCGCCGTCGCCGAGGACGTGCACTGCGTCGGCCTGTCGATCCTGTCCGGCTCGCACGCCGCGCTGGTGCCCGACGTGCTGACCCGGCTCCGCCGGGCCGGCGCGGGCGACATCCCGGTGATCGTGGGCGGAATCATCCCGCCGGCCGACGCCGAGGCCCTGATCGGGGCCGGTGTCGCCGCCGTGTTCACCCCGAAGGACTTCGGCATCACGGAGATCATCGGCCGTATCGTCGACGAGATCCGGAAAGCGAACAAGCTCGACCCTCTGGAGGTTCCCGCATGA